In Pseudomonas fluorescens, the following are encoded in one genomic region:
- the acs gene encoding acetate--CoA ligase — MSAASLYPVRPEVLANTLTDEATYKAMYQQSVVNPDGFWREQAKRLDWIKPFTTVKQTSFDDHHVDIKWFADGTLNVSYNCLDRHLAERGDQVAIIWEGDDPAESRNITYRELHEQVCKFANALRGQDVHRGDVVTIYMPMIPEAVVAMLACTRIGAIHSVVFGGFSPEALAGRIIDCKSKVVITADEGIRAGKKIPLKANVDDALTNPETSSIQKVIVCKRTGGDIKWNQHRDIWFEDLMKVAGTVCAPKEMGAEEALFILYTSGSTGKPKGVQHTTGGYLLYAAMTHERVFDYRPGEIYWCTADVGWVTGHSYIVYGPLANGATTLLFEGVPNYPDITRVAKIVDKHKVNILYTAPTAIRAMMASGTAAVEGADGSSLRLLGSVGEPINPEAWDWYYKNVGKSRCPIVDTWWQTETGGNMMSPLPGAHALKPGSAARPFFGVVPALVDNLGNIVEGEAEGNLVILDSWPGQARTLFGDHDRFVDTYFKTFRGMYFTGDGARRDADGYYWITGRVDDVLNVSGHRMGTAEIESAMVAHPKVAEAAVVGVPHDIKGQGIYVYVTLKNGEEPNEQLRLELKNWVRKEIGPIASPDVIQWAPGLPKTRSGKIMRRILRKIATAEYDGLGDISTLADPSVVQHLIDTHKTMNVA; from the coding sequence ATGAGTGCGGCTTCCCTGTATCCCGTTCGTCCCGAGGTTCTGGCTAACACGCTGACCGACGAGGCGACCTACAAGGCGATGTACCAGCAGTCGGTCGTCAACCCCGACGGCTTCTGGCGCGAGCAAGCCAAGCGCCTCGACTGGATCAAGCCTTTCACCACGGTGAAGCAGACTTCCTTCGACGATCACCATGTCGACATCAAATGGTTCGCCGACGGCACCCTGAACGTTTCCTACAATTGCCTCGACCGTCATCTGGCCGAGCGCGGCGATCAGGTCGCGATCATCTGGGAGGGCGATGACCCTGCCGAAAGCCGCAACATCACTTACCGCGAGCTGCACGAGCAAGTGTGCAAGTTCGCCAACGCCCTGCGTGGTCAGGACGTGCACCGCGGCGACGTGGTGACTATCTATATGCCGATGATCCCCGAAGCCGTGGTCGCCATGCTGGCCTGTACCCGGATCGGCGCGATTCACTCGGTGGTGTTCGGCGGCTTCTCGCCGGAAGCCCTGGCCGGTCGCATCATCGACTGCAAATCCAAAGTGGTGATCACCGCTGACGAAGGCATTCGTGCCGGCAAGAAGATCCCGCTCAAGGCCAACGTCGACGACGCGCTGACCAACCCGGAAACCAGCAGCATCCAGAAAGTCATCGTGTGCAAGCGCACTGGTGGCGACATCAAGTGGAACCAGCATCGCGACATCTGGTTCGAGGACCTGATGAAAGTGGCCGGCACCGTTTGCGCGCCGAAAGAGATGGGCGCCGAAGAAGCGCTGTTCATCCTTTATACCTCCGGCTCCACCGGCAAGCCGAAGGGCGTGCAGCACACCACCGGCGGTTACCTGCTGTATGCAGCCATGACCCACGAGCGCGTGTTCGACTACCGCCCGGGTGAAATCTACTGGTGCACCGCCGACGTCGGCTGGGTCACCGGCCACAGTTATATCGTCTACGGCCCGCTGGCTAACGGCGCGACCACGCTGCTGTTCGAAGGCGTGCCGAACTACCCGGACATCACCCGGGTGGCGAAGATCGTCGACAAGCACAAGGTCAACATCCTCTACACCGCGCCGACCGCAATCCGCGCCATGATGGCTTCGGGCACCGCCGCCGTTGAAGGTGCTGACGGCAGCAGCCTGCGCCTGTTGGGTTCGGTGGGCGAGCCGATCAACCCGGAAGCCTGGGACTGGTACTACAAGAATGTCGGCAAGTCCCGTTGCCCGATCGTCGACACCTGGTGGCAGACCGAAACCGGCGGCAACATGATGAGCCCGCTGCCGGGTGCTCATGCGCTCAAGCCAGGCTCTGCGGCGCGTCCGTTCTTCGGCGTGGTGCCGGCACTGGTGGACAACCTGGGCAACATCGTCGAAGGCGAGGCCGAGGGCAACCTGGTGATTCTCGATTCGTGGCCAGGCCAGGCGCGTACGCTGTTTGGCGACCATGACCGCTTCGTCGACACCTACTTCAAGACTTTCCGTGGCATGTACTTCACCGGTGACGGTGCCCGTCGCGATGCCGATGGCTACTACTGGATCACTGGTCGCGTGGACGACGTACTCAACGTGTCCGGTCACCGCATGGGCACCGCCGAGATCGAAAGCGCGATGGTCGCGCACCCGAAAGTCGCCGAAGCGGCGGTGGTTGGTGTGCCGCACGACATCAAGGGGCAGGGCATCTATGTCTATGTCACCCTTAAAAACGGTGAAGAGCCGAACGAGCAACTGCGCCTGGAGCTGAAAAACTGGGTGCGCAAGGAGATCGGTCCGATTGCCTCGCCGGATGTCATCCAGTGGGCGCCGGGGCTGCCGAAGACTCGCTCGGGCAAGATCATGCGCCGGATTCTGCGCAAGATTGCTACGGCTGAGTACGATGGGTTGGGCGATATTTCCACCCTGGCTGATCCGAGTGTGGTGCAGCATTTGATTGATACGCACAAGACGATGAATGTTGCGTAA
- a CDS encoding Bro-N domain-containing protein, producing MSDPFSSTIFTRYNLPLHALLLENQPWFCARDLGPLMGVHLNDRVVRKLDEDQRNTLLIRYYGQPEQRLMLSESGVYALLVYHYAPENRLLREWLTHQVVPTLRDAVPSDNADRPMLSLLDWPEMSLSLLHWQDEGWIRLRDMPLLLLSRTRRRVPVVKPWWQKVAQVFQSSRHSMG from the coding sequence ATGTCGGATCCTTTCAGTTCGACAATCTTCACCCGCTATAACCTCCCACTCCATGCCCTTCTCCTGGAAAACCAACCTTGGTTTTGCGCTCGCGATCTCGGTCCCTTAATGGGCGTCCATCTGAATGATCGTGTGGTCAGAAAACTTGACGAGGATCAGCGTAATACCTTGTTAATTCGGTATTACGGCCAACCCGAGCAGCGGTTGATGCTTAGCGAATCTGGTGTGTATGCGTTGTTGGTGTATCACTACGCGCCGGAGAATCGGTTGTTGCGTGAGTGGCTGACCCATCAGGTAGTGCCAACCTTGCGCGATGCGGTGCCCTCGGACAATGCGGACCGACCAATGTTGAGTTTGTTGGATTGGCCAGAGATGTCGTTGAGCCTGTTGCATTGGCAGGATGAGGGGTGGATTCGACTGCGGGACATGCCCTTGTTGCTGCTCAGTCGCACGCGGAGGCGAGTGCCGGTGGTTAAACCTTGGTGGCAGAAGGTAGCCCAAGTGTTTCAGTCGTCGAGGCATTCGATGGGTTAA
- a CDS encoding ribonucleotide-diphosphate reductase subunit beta, with protein sequence MLSWDEFDKEDTEVAVKSANAGHATEANMDRLDSAGGAAALEARAVTASDSAAVARAKAALDSLDVAEGLAELEGASARVAVDEKRMINCRADLNQLVPFKYDWAWQKYLDGCANHWMPQEVNMTADIALWKDPEGLTDDERRIVMRNLGFFSTADSLVANNLVLAVYRLITNPECRQYILRQAFEEAIHTHAYQYCIESLAMDEGEIFNMYHEIPSVAKKATWGLKYTRSISDPKFETGTVETDKELLRNLIAYYCVLEGIFFYCGFTQILSMGRRNKMTGVAEQFQYILRDESMHLNFGIDVINQIKIENPHLWDAEMKEEASQMILQGTQLEIEYARDTMPRGVLGMNAAMMEDYLKFIANRRLSQIGLKEEYPGTTNPFPWMSEIMDLKKEKNFFETRVIEYQTGGALSWD encoded by the coding sequence ATGCTGAGCTGGGACGAATTCGACAAAGAAGACACGGAAGTAGCAGTCAAGAGCGCCAACGCTGGCCACGCCACCGAAGCCAACATGGACCGTCTCGACAGCGCCGGCGGTGCCGCCGCCCTGGAAGCCCGTGCCGTGACCGCTTCTGACTCCGCCGCCGTTGCCCGCGCCAAAGCCGCCCTGGATTCCCTCGACGTCGCCGAAGGCCTCGCCGAACTCGAAGGCGCCTCCGCCCGTGTCGCCGTTGACGAAAAGCGCATGATCAACTGCCGCGCCGACCTCAACCAACTCGTACCCTTCAAGTACGACTGGGCCTGGCAGAAGTACCTGGACGGCTGCGCAAACCACTGGATGCCGCAAGAAGTCAACATGACCGCCGACATCGCCCTCTGGAAAGACCCGGAAGGCCTGACCGACGACGAGCGCCGCATCGTGATGCGCAACCTCGGCTTCTTCTCCACCGCCGACTCCCTGGTTGCCAACAACCTGGTCCTGGCCGTGTACCGCCTGATCACCAACCCGGAATGCCGCCAGTACATCCTGCGCCAAGCCTTCGAAGAGGCGATCCACACCCACGCCTACCAGTACTGCATCGAATCGCTGGCCATGGATGAAGGCGAAATCTTCAACATGTACCACGAGATCCCGTCGGTCGCGAAAAAAGCCACCTGGGGCCTGAAATACACCCGCTCGATCTCCGATCCGAAGTTCGAAACCGGCACCGTCGAAACCGACAAAGAACTACTGCGCAACCTGATCGCCTACTACTGCGTCCTGGAAGGCATCTTCTTCTACTGCGGCTTCACCCAGATCCTCTCCATGGGCCGCCGCAACAAAATGACCGGCGTCGCCGAGCAGTTCCAGTACATCCTGCGCGACGAATCCATGCACCTGAACTTCGGCATCGACGTGATCAACCAGATCAAAATCGAAAACCCGCATTTGTGGGATGCCGAGATGAAGGAAGAAGCTTCGCAGATGATTCTGCAAGGCACTCAGCTGGAGATCGAATACGCGCGTGACACCATGCCTCGCGGCGTGTTGGGCATGAACGCGGCGATGATGGAGGACTACCTCAAGTTCATCGCTAACCGTCGCCTGTCGCAGATCGGTCTTAAAGAAGAGTATCCAGGGACGACTAACCCGTTCCCTTGGATGAGCGAGATCATGGACTTGAAGAAAGAGAAGAACTTCTTTGAGACGCGGGTTATTGAGTATCAGACTGGTGGGGCTTTGAGCTGGGATTGA
- a CDS encoding XRE family transcriptional regulator, whose protein sequence is MASQAMKITLERIALFQFTPAHCAQARAMLGWSVQELSRESRVSVDAIQRFEAREEVLDVTRLALAYRFESEGLVFFPGFAPGRGMNVKGSTPNPVGRADFAMVE, encoded by the coding sequence ATGGCCTCTCAAGCGATGAAAATCACCCTGGAACGTATCGCCCTCTTCCAATTCACCCCGGCCCACTGTGCCCAGGCCCGAGCGATGCTGGGCTGGAGTGTGCAAGAGCTGTCGCGAGAGTCCCGAGTCTCGGTGGATGCCATTCAACGCTTCGAGGCGCGCGAGGAGGTGCTGGATGTCACGCGCCTGGCGCTGGCCTATCGCTTCGAATCGGAAGGGTTGGTGTTCTTCCCGGGGTTTGCGCCGGGTCGAGGGATGAATGTGAAGGGTTCGACGCCGAATCCGGTTGGGCGGGCGGACTTTGCGATGGTGGAGTGA
- a CDS encoding ABC transporter substrate-binding protein → MKKLVLLGALALSVLSMPTFADEKPLKIGIEAAYPPFASKAPDGSIVGFDYDIGNALCEEMKVKCVWVEQEFDGLIPALKVRKIDAILSSMSITEDRKKSVDFTNKYYNTPARLVMKAGTQVSEGLTELKGKNIGVQRGSIHERFAREVLAPLGAEIKPYGSQNEIYLDVAAGRLDGTVADATLLDDGFLKTDAGKGFAFVGPAFTDVKYFGDGVGIAVRKGDALKDKINTAITAIRENGKYKQIQDKYFAFDIYGK, encoded by the coding sequence ATGAAGAAACTCGTGCTGCTTGGCGCCCTGGCACTGTCCGTGCTGTCCATGCCAACCTTCGCCGATGAAAAACCTCTGAAAATCGGTATCGAGGCGGCTTACCCTCCGTTCGCTTCCAAAGCGCCGGACGGCAGCATCGTTGGTTTCGACTACGACATCGGCAACGCGCTGTGTGAAGAAATGAAGGTCAAGTGCGTTTGGGTCGAGCAAGAGTTCGACGGCCTGATCCCTGCGCTTAAGGTGCGCAAGATCGACGCGATCCTGTCGTCCATGTCGATCACTGAAGATCGCAAGAAGTCCGTGGACTTCACCAACAAGTACTACAACACCCCGGCTCGCCTGGTCATGAAGGCCGGCACTCAGGTCAGCGAAGGCCTGACCGAGCTCAAGGGCAAGAACATCGGCGTGCAGCGTGGTTCGATCCACGAGCGTTTCGCTCGCGAAGTTCTGGCCCCGCTGGGTGCCGAGATCAAGCCTTACGGTTCGCAGAACGAAATTTACCTCGACGTGGCCGCCGGCCGCCTCGACGGCACCGTGGCAGACGCTACGCTTCTGGATGACGGTTTCCTGAAAACCGACGCCGGTAAAGGTTTCGCCTTTGTCGGTCCTGCGTTCACCGACGTCAAATACTTCGGCGACGGCGTAGGCATCGCGGTGCGTAAGGGTGACGCGCTGAAAGACAAGATCAACACCGCGATCACTGCCATTCGCGAGAACGGCAAGTACAAGCAAATCCAGGACAAGTACTTCGCCTTCGATATCTACGGCAAGTAA
- a CDS encoding DUF3693 domain-containing protein: MPPCPPVARLNPTPGRHRTRSRVGATSDPGSTRALLAGAATGGAVCPWAVTIKSCKRRSFASRLSALGAAGVSAACPGSARARLRLPRKPLTHCALLFQICSGSRPSR, from the coding sequence ATGCCGCCCTGCCCGCCCGTTGCTCGGCTGAACCCAACGCCGGGTAGGCACAGGACGCGCAGCCGCGTTGGCGCCACCTCCGATCCCGGCTCGACCAGGGCTTTACTGGCCGGCGCCGCCACCGGAGGAGCCGTTTGCCCTTGGGCGGTCACCATCAAATCCTGCAAGCGCCGCAGTTTTGCCTCCAGGCTATCTGCACTAGGCGCGGCAGGCGTGAGTGCGGCCTGCCCCGGATCAGCCAGGGCACGGCTGCGGTTGCCGAGAAAACCGCTGACCCATTGCGCGCTGCTCTTCCAGATCTGCTCTGGGTCGAGGCCATCGAGGTAA
- a CDS encoding DUF2790 domain-containing protein yields the protein MKALLVLALSSLCATAMANEVPTDVAQQKPPIEEYTYSTHLDIAKVISMSEAPNVCEVVPMKMEYEDSHGQRHILRYSMMGNGCSNG from the coding sequence ATGAAAGCTTTATTAGTTCTGGCCCTCAGCAGTCTGTGCGCAACCGCCATGGCAAACGAGGTCCCGACTGATGTTGCCCAGCAAAAACCGCCCATCGAGGAATACACCTACTCCACCCACCTGGACATCGCCAAAGTGATCTCCATGAGCGAAGCCCCGAACGTGTGTGAAGTTGTGCCGATGAAAATGGAATACGAAGATTCCCACGGCCAACGACATATCCTGCGCTACAGCATGATGGGCAATGGCTGCTCCAACGGCTGA
- a CDS encoding type II toxin-antitoxin system prevent-host-death family antitoxin, with amino-acid sequence MTERVKVNMREAKSQLPQLAERAWNGDNVVITKNGKPYLVLLPHVDTPRARVPGRLKGAIRMSVDFDKTLDDLVDGFEGRL; translated from the coding sequence ATGACTGAGCGAGTAAAAGTAAACATGCGCGAAGCCAAATCACAGCTTCCTCAACTTGCCGAGCGTGCATGGAATGGCGACAACGTAGTGATTACCAAAAACGGTAAGCCTTACCTGGTTCTGCTGCCCCATGTTGATACACCTCGGGCTCGAGTGCCTGGGCGGTTGAAGGGAGCAATTCGGATGTCTGTGGATTTTGACAAGACTCTCGATGATTTAGTCGACGGGTTTGAGGGCCGTCTATAA
- a CDS encoding caspase family protein produces MLRADARGKADENFGSWGLPVNQMLRTTVGALVQWIEDADLRTQLTQHLLAKIDAFNPQIIFAQGLGSLIGYDALRRSVAKKGSALKRIDGRVFVSFGSPIALPLVMREVWGGRVLRLSENGRGIRRWFHLYNPNDGLLTRPITSPDSARVDLQTEFTLPLRDDLLDLNHAAQAYLSSPNSQTGLWPQLARDVVAARALEVPAFLSRSGQRKRRALVVGINDYLDPSARLDGCINDTYLISRMLQESGYDAGDIRLLHDARATRANFVERLEWLVEGARAGDERVLFYSGHGTQLPVYSSSGEADCMDETLVLHDFDWDDESTHFTDKLFRQFYSHLPFDPDGHGAKLTVMFDCCYAGGMTRGNGRVRGITPPSDIRHRMLRWDPYAGDWDRRVYAVDTDRRDFSEQDNKTRGLTRTRTTQGAATGLRPEKKAQLLRQGKLYGHHGPYMPLMLYAARENEKANEYEVGSNSYGAFTYALVEQLRKLHQEDATLGFDQLIERVGSVLSARSLGQTPEIVGPSGVRAAVCPWRISGLGR; encoded by the coding sequence ATGCTGAGGGCCGACGCCAGGGGCAAGGCCGATGAGAATTTCGGCAGCTGGGGCCTGCCGGTCAACCAGATGTTGCGCACCACGGTGGGCGCCCTCGTGCAATGGATCGAAGACGCCGATTTGCGCACGCAGTTGACTCAACATCTGCTGGCGAAGATCGACGCATTCAATCCGCAGATCATCTTCGCCCAAGGCCTGGGCAGCCTGATCGGCTACGACGCCCTGCGCCGGTCGGTGGCGAAAAAAGGTTCGGCGCTCAAGCGCATCGATGGTCGAGTGTTCGTCAGCTTCGGCTCACCGATCGCACTGCCATTGGTGATGCGTGAAGTGTGGGGCGGGCGAGTCCTGCGCTTGAGCGAAAACGGCCGAGGCATCCGCCGCTGGTTCCACCTCTACAACCCCAACGATGGATTGCTGACCCGGCCGATCACCTCGCCGGATTCCGCGCGGGTCGACCTGCAAACCGAATTCACTTTGCCATTGCGCGATGACCTGCTCGACCTCAATCACGCCGCCCAGGCCTACTTGTCGTCACCCAACAGCCAGACCGGCCTGTGGCCACAATTGGCCCGCGATGTGGTGGCGGCGCGGGCGCTGGAAGTGCCGGCGTTCCTGTCCCGCAGCGGCCAACGCAAACGCCGCGCTCTGGTGGTCGGCATCAACGATTACCTCGACCCGAGCGCACGCCTCGACGGCTGCATCAACGACACCTACCTGATCAGCCGCATGCTCCAGGAAAGCGGCTACGACGCCGGCGACATCCGATTGCTGCACGACGCCCGAGCGACCCGGGCCAACTTCGTCGAACGCCTCGAATGGCTGGTGGAAGGCGCCCGCGCCGGGGACGAGCGCGTGTTGTTCTACTCCGGCCACGGCACCCAACTGCCGGTCTACAGCAGCAGCGGCGAAGCCGATTGCATGGACGAAACCCTGGTGCTCCACGACTTCGACTGGGACGACGAAAGCACCCACTTCACCGACAAACTGTTCCGCCAGTTCTACAGCCACCTGCCCTTCGACCCGGACGGCCACGGCGCCAAACTCACCGTCATGTTCGACTGCTGCTACGCCGGCGGCATGACCCGCGGCAACGGCCGCGTGCGCGGCATCACCCCACCCAGCGACATCCGCCACCGCATGCTGCGCTGGGACCCCTACGCCGGCGACTGGGACCGCCGCGTCTACGCCGTCGACACCGACCGCCGCGACTTCAGCGAACAAGACAACAAAACCCGCGGCCTTACCCGCACCCGCACCACCCAAGGCGCCGCCACGGGCCTTCGCCCAGAGAAAAAAGCCCAACTGCTGCGCCAAGGCAAACTCTACGGCCACCACGGCCCCTACATGCCTTTGATGCTCTACGCCGCGCGGGAGAACGAAAAAGCCAATGAGTATGAGGTGGGGTCGAACAGCTATGGGGCCTTCACCTACGCACTGGTCGAACAACTGCGCAAATTGCATCAGGAGGATGCGACGTTGGGGTTTGATCAGTTGATTGAGCGGGTGGGGAGTGTGCTGAGCGCGAGGTCGTTGGGGCAGACACCGGAGATTGTTGGGCCGAGTGGGGTTAGGGCGGCGGTGTGTCCTTGGCGGATTAGTGGGTTGGGGAGGTGA
- a CDS encoding SulP family inorganic anion transporter gives MSHSDASPPLPEPGRIARRDEQTGWRRWLPGLGMLREYQPAWLRYDIVAGLVLTTMLVPVGIAYAVASGVPGIYGLYATIVPLLFYALFGPSRILVMGPDSSLVAVILAVIIPLSGGDPQRAVALAGMMAIVSGAVCILAGMARLGFITELLSKPIRYGYMNGIALTVLISQLPKLFGFSIESEGPLRNIGAIVSAVMEGKVNWTTFTVGGLTLAAILLLKRWPRLPGILIAVVGATVAVGVLDLATRAGVSVLGSLPQGLPGFAIPWITRADIVPVLIGGCAVALVSFADTSVLSRVYAARTRTYVNPNQEMVGLGIANLAAGFFQGFPISSSSSRTPVAEAAGAKTQLTGVVGALAVALLLVVAPDLLQHLPSSALAAVVIASAIGLIEITDLRRIYRIQRWECWLSIVCTVGVAVFGAIEGIGLAIVIAVIEFLWDGWRPYSAVLGRADGVKGYHDIKRYPDARLIPGLVLFRWDAPLFFANAELFSDRVLDAVAASPTPVRWLVVAAEPVTSVDVTSADMLAELGDTLHAAGIELCIAEMKDPVKDKLKRFGLFARLGETAFFPTIGTAVDSYVANYQVDYREREDEGSRLP, from the coding sequence ATGAGCCATTCAGATGCTTCGCCCCCTCTCCCGGAGCCGGGCCGGATAGCCCGCCGCGATGAACAGACCGGTTGGCGTCGCTGGCTACCGGGGCTGGGCATGCTGCGCGAATACCAACCGGCATGGTTGCGTTACGACATCGTGGCCGGCCTGGTGTTGACCACGATGCTGGTGCCCGTCGGTATCGCCTATGCGGTGGCTTCGGGCGTGCCGGGCATCTATGGCCTCTACGCGACCATCGTTCCGCTGCTGTTCTATGCCCTGTTCGGCCCCAGCCGAATTCTGGTGATGGGGCCGGATTCCTCCCTGGTGGCCGTCATCCTTGCCGTCATCATTCCACTCTCCGGTGGCGACCCGCAGCGTGCCGTCGCCTTGGCGGGGATGATGGCAATCGTCTCGGGAGCGGTGTGTATCCTGGCCGGTATGGCGCGCCTGGGTTTCATCACCGAACTGCTGTCCAAACCGATCCGCTACGGCTACATGAACGGCATCGCACTGACCGTATTGATCAGCCAGTTGCCCAAACTGTTCGGTTTTTCGATTGAGTCCGAGGGCCCATTGAGAAACATAGGGGCCATCGTCTCGGCGGTGATGGAGGGAAAGGTCAACTGGACCACCTTCACGGTGGGCGGGCTCACCCTGGCGGCGATCCTGCTGCTCAAAAGATGGCCGCGACTGCCGGGCATCCTGATCGCCGTGGTAGGCGCGACAGTCGCCGTGGGTGTACTCGACCTTGCGACACGCGCCGGTGTGTCGGTCCTCGGTTCGCTCCCCCAAGGCTTGCCCGGTTTCGCCATCCCCTGGATCACCCGCGCCGACATCGTCCCTGTGTTGATCGGCGGGTGCGCCGTCGCACTGGTCTCGTTCGCCGACACCAGCGTGCTCTCCCGCGTTTATGCGGCGCGGACCCGAACCTACGTCAACCCGAACCAGGAAATGGTGGGCCTGGGCATCGCCAACCTGGCAGCCGGTTTTTTCCAAGGCTTCCCGATCAGCAGCAGCTCGTCACGTACGCCCGTGGCCGAGGCCGCCGGAGCCAAAACCCAACTGACCGGCGTCGTCGGCGCACTGGCGGTTGCCCTGCTGCTGGTGGTGGCACCGGACCTGCTGCAACATTTACCGTCCAGCGCCCTGGCGGCAGTCGTGATCGCCTCGGCCATTGGCCTGATCGAAATCACCGACCTGCGCCGGATCTATCGCATCCAGCGCTGGGAATGCTGGCTGTCGATTGTCTGTACCGTCGGCGTGGCCGTGTTCGGCGCCATCGAGGGCATCGGCCTGGCCATCGTAATTGCCGTCATTGAATTCCTCTGGGATGGCTGGCGCCCGTACTCCGCGGTATTGGGCCGCGCCGACGGGGTCAAGGGCTACCACGACATCAAACGCTACCCCGACGCGCGCCTGATCCCCGGCCTGGTCCTGTTTCGCTGGGATGCACCTCTGTTTTTCGCCAACGCCGAACTGTTCAGCGACCGCGTGCTGGACGCCGTGGCGGCATCACCCACGCCCGTGCGCTGGCTGGTGGTCGCCGCAGAACCGGTCACCAGCGTCGATGTGACCTCTGCCGACATGCTGGCTGAACTGGGCGACACCCTGCACGCGGCGGGTATCGAGTTGTGTATTGCCGAGATGAAAGACCCGGTCAAGGACAAACTCAAGCGGTTCGGGTTGTTTGCGCGGTTGGGGGAGACGGCGTTTTTTCCTACGATTGGGACGGCTGTGGACAGTTATGTAGCGAACTATCAGGTGGATTACAGGGAGCGGGAAGATGAAGGGAGCCGGTTGCCGTGA
- a CDS encoding HNH endonuclease signature motif containing protein, with product MDTSKERTGWSDDELEASIDAYLKMMGRELSGQTFVKSIENQLLRDGPLSKRSSSSIEYRMQNISAVLEQMDLPRIEGYMPAKNFGARIGQRIRNILDKKVVPGADESDPTSDHVTLIRRASKLQKKGLKVAPKGNANPQQVSVTTTSYVRDPKIRAWVADLAKGVCEGCGQNAPFEVDGLPFLEVHHVKHLAQKGSDSITNAVALCPNCHRRCHLANDKEAFTLSLYTKVGRLLVE from the coding sequence ATGGACACCTCAAAAGAAAGAACTGGTTGGAGTGACGATGAGCTAGAAGCTTCAATCGATGCTTATCTGAAAATGATGGGCCGCGAACTGAGTGGCCAAACGTTCGTAAAGTCTATTGAAAACCAGCTATTACGTGACGGACCACTGAGCAAACGCAGTTCTTCGTCTATTGAGTACCGTATGCAGAACATTTCCGCGGTGCTGGAGCAAATGGACTTACCACGCATTGAAGGCTACATGCCCGCCAAGAATTTCGGCGCGAGGATTGGTCAGCGGATCCGTAACATTTTGGACAAAAAAGTCGTGCCTGGCGCTGACGAGTCGGACCCGACCTCTGATCACGTCACACTTATCCGCCGAGCTTCCAAGCTGCAAAAGAAAGGGCTAAAAGTCGCACCGAAAGGTAATGCGAACCCACAGCAAGTTAGCGTTACCACGACGTCTTACGTCCGTGACCCCAAGATCCGGGCATGGGTGGCTGACTTGGCGAAAGGTGTTTGCGAAGGCTGTGGCCAGAATGCACCCTTCGAAGTCGATGGTCTGCCGTTTCTTGAAGTTCATCATGTAAAGCATCTGGCGCAAAAAGGGTCGGACAGCATTACCAATGCGGTGGCTCTGTGCCCGAACTGTCATCGGCGTTGCCACCTTGCGAATGATAAAGAGGCTTTCACTTTGTCGCTGTATACCAAAGTCGGTCGATTGCTCGTTGAGTAA